The proteins below come from a single Desulfovibrio sp. genomic window:
- the dapF gene encoding diaminopimelate epimerase — MAATLRFTKMQGIGNDYVYVNGFEERVENPNDLARQISDRHFGVGSDGLVLILPSGTSDVRMRMFNSDGSEAEMCGNAIRCVGKYVHDHGILSKDVIRVETRAGEKIVRLLFEGGEVCGATVDMGEPVLTPANIPVLVEGDTSAQRFVARPVEVDGAGYDITAVSMGNPHAVVFMKGIDDLDLPKIGPSFEHHRLFPQRTNTEFVEVISSTKVRMRVWERGAGETLACGTGACAVAVACVLNNLTGRELDVELKGGTLHIHWDEISNHVYMTGGAVTVFTGLYHI; from the coding sequence ATGGCTGCAACACTGCGCTTTACAAAAATGCAGGGCATCGGCAACGATTATGTCTATGTGAACGGCTTTGAAGAACGTGTCGAGAACCCCAACGACCTTGCTCGACAGATCAGCGACCGCCATTTCGGTGTCGGGTCTGACGGTCTTGTACTGATTCTGCCTTCCGGCACTTCAGACGTGCGCATGCGCATGTTCAATTCTGATGGTTCCGAGGCTGAAATGTGCGGCAATGCCATCCGCTGCGTGGGCAAATATGTTCACGACCACGGCATTCTTTCCAAGGATGTTATCCGCGTTGAAACCCGCGCCGGTGAAAAAATCGTCCGTCTGCTGTTTGAAGGCGGCGAGGTTTGCGGTGCTACGGTTGATATGGGAGAACCCGTGCTGACCCCGGCCAACATTCCCGTGCTGGTCGAGGGCGACACAAGCGCCCAGCGTTTTGTGGCCCGCCCAGTCGAGGTTGACGGCGCTGGCTACGATATTACCGCTGTTTCCATGGGCAACCCGCATGCGGTTGTTTTCATGAAAGGCATAGACGACCTTGATCTGCCCAAGATCGGCCCCAGTTTTGAGCACCACAGGCTGTTTCCGCAGCGCACCAACACCGAATTTGTGGAAGTTATCTCCTCCACCAAGGTAAGAATGCGCGTGTGGGAACGCGGCGCGGGCGAAACCCTTGCCTGCGGCACCGGCGCATGCGCCGTTGCTGTTGCCTGCGTGCTCAACAACCTCACCGGGCGCGAGCTTGATGTGGAACTCAAGGGCGGCACCCTGCACATCCATTGGGACGAAATTTCCAACCATGTCTACATGACCGGCGGAGCCGTCACCGTCTTCACCGGCTTATACCACATCTGA
- a CDS encoding glutamine synthetase III, which produces MSSPRKKALFKAVNTAPVIPTSADEIGRSAEDIFGRYVFGLATMRKRLPKDVFKKLAKTIRDGERLNPEIADVVANAMKDWAIENGATHYTHWFHPMTGLTAEKHDAFLSPTIDGQVISEFSGKMLISGEPDASSFPSGGIRSTFEARGYTAWDPSVPVFIIPAPYGATLHIPTYFYSYSGEALDRKIPLIRSISALSRQAMRILKLFGNTTASYVRANVGPEQEYFLVDKNLAALRPDLLLAGRTLIGATSPKGQEMEDHYFGSIPPRVMSFMQDLENELRSLGIPAKTRHNEVAPGQFEIAPVYEEANIACDHNMLCMNMMRHMAGKHGFVCLVHEKPFAGVNGSGKHNNWSISDSDGSNLLNPGSTPVDNAQFLVFLAAVLRAVHMHSAALRLGTVGAGNDHRLGANEAPPAILSVYLGEQLTDVLDTIINGKGSKNKKSAVMEVGVSTLPPLPVDLSDRNRTSPFAFTGNKFEFRAVGSSQSVAPVNIALNAAVASALDDIATELEASVAGGTDLNTALQSLLPRLFKEHMPIVFNGNGYAESWAEEAARRGLPNYNNTVTALEHYSDPDVMNVFLRHGILTEREILSRQDILLENYSKTVCIEGNLLADMIRSSVLPPSMEAQTRAADAVIKTRAVLGDKGAASEEEYFNELRGHIVALQKGVTVLEKAVEKAQCTEGALEQAKAARDGILPAMAECRTHADALERLVEDSLWVLPKYAELLWAH; this is translated from the coding sequence ATGAGTTCCCCCCGTAAAAAGGCTTTGTTCAAAGCAGTGAACACTGCACCGGTCATCCCCACCAGCGCTGATGAAATAGGCCGCAGCGCGGAAGACATCTTTGGCCGTTACGTGTTTGGCCTGGCCACGATGCGTAAGCGCCTTCCCAAGGATGTGTTCAAAAAGCTGGCCAAGACCATCCGCGACGGCGAACGCCTGAATCCCGAAATCGCTGATGTTGTCGCCAACGCCATGAAGGACTGGGCTATCGAGAACGGCGCCACGCACTACACGCACTGGTTCCATCCCATGACCGGCCTCACTGCCGAAAAGCATGACGCCTTTCTGTCGCCCACCATCGATGGTCAGGTTATCAGCGAATTCTCTGGCAAGATGCTGATCAGCGGTGAGCCGGACGCCTCCTCCTTCCCTTCCGGCGGCATCCGCTCCACGTTTGAAGCCCGCGGCTATACCGCGTGGGATCCCTCCGTGCCGGTGTTCATCATCCCCGCTCCTTACGGGGCCACCCTGCACATTCCGACATACTTTTACTCATACTCGGGCGAAGCTCTTGACCGCAAGATCCCGCTCATCCGCTCCATATCGGCCCTGTCGCGTCAGGCCATGCGTATTCTCAAGCTCTTCGGCAACACCACGGCCAGCTATGTGCGCGCCAACGTCGGCCCCGAGCAGGAATACTTCCTGGTGGACAAAAACCTGGCCGCCCTGCGCCCTGACCTTTTGCTGGCTGGCCGCACCCTGATAGGTGCCACCTCGCCCAAGGGTCAGGAAATGGAAGACCACTACTTCGGCTCCATTCCTCCCCGCGTGATGAGCTTCATGCAGGATCTGGAAAACGAGCTGCGTTCGCTGGGCATTCCGGCCAAGACCCGCCACAACGAAGTGGCCCCCGGTCAGTTTGAAATTGCCCCTGTGTACGAAGAAGCCAACATCGCCTGCGACCACAACATGCTCTGCATGAACATGATGCGTCACATGGCTGGCAAGCACGGTTTTGTGTGCCTGGTGCACGAAAAGCCCTTTGCGGGCGTGAACGGCAGCGGCAAGCACAACAACTGGTCCATCAGCGATTCTGATGGCTCCAACCTGCTCAATCCCGGCTCCACCCCGGTGGACAACGCCCAGTTCCTGGTCTTCCTGGCCGCCGTGCTGCGCGCCGTGCACATGCACAGCGCGGCCCTGCGCCTCGGCACCGTGGGCGCTGGCAACGACCATCGCCTTGGCGCCAACGAAGCCCCGCCGGCCATCCTGTCCGTCTACCTTGGCGAACAGCTTACCGACGTGCTTGACACCATCATCAACGGCAAGGGTTCCAAGAACAAGAAGAGCGCGGTCATGGAAGTGGGTGTTTCCACTCTGCCTCCGCTCCCCGTGGATCTTTCCGACCGTAACCGCACAAGCCCCTTTGCCTTCACCGGCAACAAGTTTGAATTCCGCGCCGTGGGCTCCTCGCAGTCCGTGGCTCCGGTCAATATCGCCCTGAACGCGGCTGTTGCCAGCGCTCTGGACGACATTGCCACCGAACTTGAAGCTTCGGTTGCCGGCGGCACCGATCTGAACACGGCCCTGCAGTCTCTGCTGCCCCGCCTGTTCAAGGAACACATGCCCATCGTCTTTAACGGCAATGGTTACGCTGAATCCTGGGCTGAAGAAGCCGCCCGCCGCGGCCTGCCCAACTACAACAACACCGTTACCGCTCTTGAGCACTACAGCGATCCCGACGTCATGAACGTCTTCCTGCGTCACGGCATCCTGACCGAGCGTGAAATTCTCTCCCGTCAGGACATCCTGCTGGAAAACTACAGCAAGACCGTGTGCATCGAAGGCAACCTGCTGGCCGACATGATCCGCTCTTCCGTGCTGCCGCCCAGCATGGAAGCCCAGACCAGGGCCGCCGATGCGGTTATCAAGACCCGCGCCGTGCTTGGCGACAAGGGCGCTGCAAGCGAAGAAGAATACTTTAACGAACTGCGCGGCCACATTGTTGCACTTCAGAAGGGTGTAACCGTGCTGGAAAAGGCCGTGGAAAAAGCCCAGTGCACCGAAGGCGCGCTGGAACAGGCCAAGGCCGCTCGTGACGGCATCCTGCCCGCTATGGCCGAATGCCGCACCCATGCCGACGCTCTTGAGCGCCTGGTTGAGGACAGCCTGTGGGTTCTGCCCAAGTACGCGGAACTGCTCTGGGCTCACTAG
- a CDS encoding P-II family nitrogen regulator — MKKLEIIIRPSMFDKVKDTLTDMGIHGLNYVEIKGFGRQRGHTEVYRGTTMQVDCLPKIKVEVVLHDDMLETVLNAVVSISRTGQVGDGKIFISDVMDAIRIRTGERGDEAL; from the coding sequence ATGAAAAAGCTTGAAATCATCATCCGGCCCAGCATGTTTGACAAGGTTAAGGACACGCTTACCGACATGGGCATCCACGGCTTGAACTATGTTGAAATCAAGGGCTTTGGTCGCCAGCGCGGGCACACTGAAGTGTATCGCGGCACCACAATGCAGGTTGACTGCCTGCCCAAGATCAAGGTCGAGGTCGTGCTGCACGACGACATGCTTGAAACTGTTCTGAACGCGGTGGTGTCCATCTCCCGCACAGGACAGGTTGGCGACGGAAAAATTTTCATCAGTGATGTGATGGATGCCATCCGCATCCGCACTGGTGAGCGCGGCGATGAGGCCCTTTAG
- a CDS encoding ammonium transporter produces MNASDTAFILICASMVMLMTPALALFYGGLVRSRNILSTHMHSYGALALISVLWAVVGYTLAFGEDVGGIIGDLSYLFLKGVGGESAPAATQLPHTVFMGYQCMFAALTVALISGAYAERIRFSAMLVFSGLWLLFVYSPMAHWVWGGGWMSKMGALDFAGGAVVHMSSGAAALACAQALGPRLSTGSSHATPNNLPLTLLGGGLLWFGWFGFNAGSALVSGPLAGQALVTTHMASACGILGWMLVEWIRTGKPTSLGAISGALAGLVAITPGAGFVEVLPAMLIGFVGGIICYGGVLLKNKFGYDDALDVVGIHGIGGTWGALATGLFACAAINNSDGLFYGNPEQAWIQIVSIVATWGYCYIVSRIILYVVDAVVGLRVTPEEEFTGLDLSEHNERGYSL; encoded by the coding sequence ATGAACGCCTCGGATACTGCATTTATTCTGATCTGCGCCTCCATGGTCATGCTGATGACCCCGGCGCTGGCCCTCTTCTACGGTGGCCTGGTTCGCTCCCGCAATATCCTGTCCACCCACATGCACAGCTACGGCGCGCTGGCTCTCATCTCTGTATTATGGGCCGTTGTGGGTTACACACTGGCCTTTGGCGAAGATGTGGGCGGCATAATCGGCGATCTTTCCTACCTCTTCCTCAAAGGCGTGGGCGGCGAATCGGCTCCTGCCGCCACCCAGCTGCCCCACACGGTTTTTATGGGGTATCAGTGCATGTTTGCTGCTCTTACCGTGGCCCTTATTTCCGGTGCCTACGCTGAGCGCATCCGCTTCTCCGCCATGCTTGTTTTCTCCGGCTTGTGGTTGCTCTTCGTATACTCGCCCATGGCCCACTGGGTCTGGGGCGGCGGCTGGATGAGCAAGATGGGCGCTCTGGACTTTGCTGGCGGCGCAGTTGTGCACATGTCTTCCGGCGCAGCGGCTCTTGCCTGTGCCCAGGCTCTTGGACCGCGGCTTTCCACTGGCAGCTCGCATGCAACACCCAACAATCTGCCCCTTACCCTGCTTGGCGGCGGCCTGCTGTGGTTCGGCTGGTTCGGCTTCAATGCTGGCAGCGCCCTGGTTTCCGGTCCTCTTGCTGGTCAGGCCCTTGTAACAACCCACATGGCTTCCGCCTGCGGTATTCTTGGCTGGATGCTCGTTGAATGGATTCGTACCGGCAAGCCCACAAGCCTTGGCGCTATCTCCGGCGCACTGGCTGGCCTCGTGGCCATCACCCCCGGCGCGGGCTTTGTTGAAGTGCTGCCCGCCATGCTGATCGGTTTTGTTGGCGGCATCATCTGCTACGGCGGCGTGCTCCTGAAGAACAAGTTCGGTTACGACGACGCCCTTGACGTGGTCGGCATTCACGGCATCGGCGGCACCTGGGGTGCGCTTGCCACCGGCCTGTTCGCCTGCGCGGCCATCAACAACTCGGACGGTCTGTTCTATGGTAATCCTGAGCAGGCCTGGATCCAGATCGTGTCCATTGTGGCTACCTGGGGTTATTGCTACATAGTTTCCCGGATAATCCTCTATGTGGTTGACGCGGTTGTCGGCCTGCGGGTTACGCCTGAAGAGGAATTCACCGGTCTCGATTTGAGCGAGCACAACGAACGCGGCTACTCCTTGTAG
- a CDS encoding sigma 54-interacting transcriptional regulator, protein MQKSSNTSPRPGTVSRSPANADSHREEQLRLLLDLSNVVNSATDVGVALNKALQLMAEHLHMMRGAITLISPNSGEIRIEAAYGLKPAEARRGRYVRGEGITGRVIETGRSMYISNVSEEPLFLNRTRSRDLGKEGISFICVPIRLNDQVVGALSVDHLLVDDATLEDEMRLLTIISTLLGHAALESQGRMDEEASSPLRPRGFVGNSEVMQKVYAQIAQVAPSSTTVFLQGESGTGKELAARSIHSGSTRANKPFISLNCAALPENLIESELFGHERGAFTGANATRKGRFELANGGTLFLDEVGELSLMTQAKLLRVLQERAFERLGGMETHYVDVRFITATNRDLEKMVEEETFRRDLFYRLNVFPIFLPPLSFRPEDILPLANHFIKKYALANGRNNVRLSLSVMDMLQRYTWPGNIRELENVMERAVLLLGREGLVLPQHLPPALHGSRVAASSGLTPGLIRQGLSGSLQEQLDELERASITEALEFSQGQMGKAAASLGLTERIMALRMKKYGITYKAFRPVYRKDETE, encoded by the coding sequence ATGCAAAAATCCAGCAACACATCTCCCCGTCCCGGCACCGTGTCACGCTCTCCCGCCAACGCAGACAGCCACCGCGAAGAGCAGCTGCGCCTTTTGTTGGATCTTTCCAATGTGGTCAATTCCGCCACGGATGTGGGGGTTGCCCTGAACAAGGCGCTCCAGCTTATGGCAGAGCATCTGCACATGATGCGCGGCGCAATCACGCTTATTTCGCCCAACAGCGGCGAAATCCGCATTGAGGCTGCCTACGGCCTCAAACCCGCTGAGGCCCGCCGGGGCCGCTACGTGCGCGGCGAGGGTATCACCGGGCGCGTGATCGAAACCGGGCGTTCCATGTACATATCTAATGTATCTGAAGAGCCCCTGTTTCTGAACCGCACCCGCTCTCGCGATCTGGGCAAGGAGGGGATTTCGTTCATCTGCGTGCCTATCCGCCTCAACGACCAGGTTGTGGGCGCACTGTCGGTTGACCACCTGCTGGTGGACGATGCAACGCTTGAAGACGAAATGCGCCTGCTTACCATTATATCAACCCTGCTTGGGCACGCCGCCCTTGAATCGCAGGGCCGCATGGATGAAGAAGCCTCCTCCCCCCTGAGGCCGCGCGGCTTTGTGGGCAACTCTGAAGTGATGCAAAAGGTCTACGCGCAGATTGCGCAGGTTGCCCCGTCCAGCACCACAGTTTTTTTACAGGGCGAATCCGGCACGGGCAAAGAACTGGCTGCGCGCTCCATCCATTCGGGCAGCACGCGCGCCAACAAGCCCTTTATTTCTCTCAACTGCGCCGCCTTGCCAGAAAACCTCATTGAAAGCGAACTGTTCGGCCATGAGCGCGGGGCCTTTACCGGCGCAAACGCAACTCGCAAAGGGCGCTTCGAGCTTGCCAACGGCGGCACGCTGTTTTTGGACGAAGTGGGTGAGCTTTCGCTCATGACCCAGGCAAAACTGCTACGCGTCTTACAAGAAAGAGCCTTCGAGCGCCTTGGCGGCATGGAAACACATTATGTTGATGTGCGTTTTATCACCGCCACCAACCGTGACCTGGAAAAAATGGTGGAGGAAGAAACCTTCCGCCGCGATCTGTTCTACCGCCTCAATGTCTTCCCCATTTTCCTGCCGCCCCTGAGTTTCCGACCAGAGGATATTCTGCCGCTGGCAAACCACTTTATCAAAAAATACGCGCTGGCAAACGGGCGCAACAACGTGCGCCTCTCCCTTTCTGTTATGGATATGCTGCAACGCTACACCTGGCCGGGCAACATCCGCGAACTTGAAAACGTCATGGAGCGCGCCGTCTTGCTGCTGGGCCGCGAAGGCCTTGTGTTGCCCCAGCACTTGCCCCCTGCTCTGCACGGCAGCCGCGTTGCGGCCAGTTCCGGCCTCACGCCAGGGCTGATCCGCCAGGGGCTTTCCGGCAGTTTGCAAGAGCAGTTGGACGAGCTGGAACGCGCATCAATCACCGAAGCGCTTGAGTTCAGCCAGGGCCAGATGGGCAAAGCCGCTGCAAGCCTTGGATTGACGGAAAGAATCATGGCCCTGCGCATGAAAAAGTACGGCATAACCTACAAAGCTTTTCGCCCCGTGTACCGTAAGGATGAAACCGAGTAG